The genomic region TGCAATGGAGCTCTCTGGTGCTGTCGCAGCTGTCAATGCACCTGCGCCGGTCGCCAAATATCTTTCGGCAAGAGAGTACCAGATAGAGAACCTTTTGCTGCCTTCTACAGGCGAACCGGTCAACGTGAAAGTGACCTCATGGAAAGTACCGCTGAAGTGTGAACTCAGGGCCTATCCTTACCGAATGAATACGGCATTTACAGTCTGCTCCTTCAAGCCCAAAACGCAGATAGAGCGCAACAGCTGGAAGATCAGAGAAGGTGGGCGTATTGTCAATGACAGAGCTGTAGGCGAATACGACGAGGGGACATACCGTCTCTATACGGAAGCGGACCCTGATATGAAGATAGTGCGTAAACCTCTGGTAAAAAGGGAGAGGACCACAGGTATATTCGGCAGTACGGTAAGAAAAAAAGACGGATATACGCTGACCTTGACGAACAAATCGGATAAAACCAAAGAGATGATCGTTACGGAACGTATTCCAACCTCTGCTACGGAAGAGATAAAGGTGAAACTGCTGTCGGTAAAATCAGAGAAAAAAGTCGATTACAAAGTCTCGAAAGAGGGGAAAATAGAGATGCATATCTCACTGAAAGCACATGAGGTGAAAAAAATAGAAGTACTGTTCGAGATCTCTTACGATAAAGAGTTGAAAATAAATTATTAGAAAATAAAGGGGAGGGGGGAAATAAAAAACTGCAGGCAAAGTGCCTACAGGGCCACTACTAGAGTGGTGTTACGTTTTCAGCTTGTGGGCCTTTTTGACCTTCACCAACTTCAAATGTTACTGCTTGGCCTTCTGCAAGAGTTACACGACCGCCTTCTGGGTTGTTTACTTGACGGAAATGTACAAATACATCGCTTCCACCATTCTCTTGTTGAATAAATCCATAACCTTTTTCATCGTTGAACCATTTTACAGTTCCGTTTACTACTTCTGCCATTGTTATACCTTTGGTAATTTAAATTTGTGAAAACATTTAAATAGAGAGTCTTTCGGGGGCCTTGCAGGGTTTTAACACTAACACAACACTCAAAAGATGAACTCGATCCTCATCTTTCATCAGGTATATTGTAGCTTCTTTTCTTAGTGTTAAGCTGATTTTATGAAAAAAATCAATTTATTTTTATAAATGATCCTGTTTTGGTGATTTTTCAGGGATGTTCGGGGAGAAGCCAGAAAAAGACCTTGTCCTCATCACCAGTAGAGATCAGGGCTCTTTCATTGATGAAAAGTATCTTGGTGGGGGTAGCGTAATGACCTACCAAACGGTTGCCCTTGCTTTTGGTGGCAGGGTT from Sulfurovum riftiae harbors:
- a CDS encoding cold-shock protein; its protein translation is MAEVVNGTVKWFNDEKGYGFIQQENGGSDVFVHFRQVNNPEGGRVTLAEGQAVTFEVGEGQKGPQAENVTPL